Proteins co-encoded in one Chionomys nivalis chromosome 6, mChiNiv1.1, whole genome shotgun sequence genomic window:
- the LOC130876466 gene encoding LOW QUALITY PROTEIN: G1/S-specific cyclin-E2-like (The sequence of the model RefSeq protein was modified relative to this genomic sequence to represent the inferred CDS: deleted 1 base in 1 codon) has protein sequence MSRRSSRLQAKQQHAQPSQPDSPQEAQIIQAKKRKTAQDIKKGKEEISKKHQYEIRNCWPPVLSGGISPCIIIETPHKEIGTSDFSRFTNYRFKNLFINPSPLPDLSWGCSQEVWHNMLQKESRYVHGKHFQVLHSDLEPQMRAILLDWLLEVCEVYTLHRETFYLAQDFFDRFMLTQKDVNKNMLQLIGITSLFIASKLEEIYAPKLQEFAYVTDGACSEVDILKMEFNILKALKWELCPVTAISWLNLFLQVDAVKDVPKVLLPQYSQETFIQIAQLLDLCILAIDSLEFQYRILAAAALCHFTSIEVVKKVSGLEWEDISKCVDWMVPFVSVVKSVSPVKLKTFKKIAMEDRHNIQTHTNYLALLSEVNYVNTFRKGGQLSPVCNGGIMTPPKSTEKPSIKP, from the exons ATGTCGAGACGCAGTAGCCGTTTACAAGCTAAGCAGCAGCATGCCCAGCCCAGCCAGCCAGACTCCCCACAAGAAGCCCAGATAATTCAGGCCAAGAAGAGGAAAACAGCACAGGatatcaaaaaaggaaaagaggaaatcaGCAAGAAGCATCAGTACGAGATTCGGAATTGTTGGCCGCCTGTACTGTCTGGAGGAATCAGTCCTTGCATTATCATTGAAACACCCCATAAAGAAATAGGAACAAGCGACTTCTCTAGATTTACAAATTACagatttaaaaacctttttattaATCCTTCACCTCTGCCAGATTTAAGCTGGGGATGTTCGCAGGAGGTTTGGCACAACATGCTGCAGAAGGAGAGCAGATACGTACATGGCAAACATTTTCAAGTTCTTCACTCTGACCTGGAACCACAGATGAGGGCAATACTTTTAGACTGGCTTTTAGAGGTATGTGAAGTCTACACACTTCATAGGGAGACATTCTACCTTGCCCAAGACTTTTTTGACAGATTTATGTTGACACAAaaagatgtaaataaaaatatgcttcAACTCATTGGGATTACCTCATTGTTCATTGCTTCTAAACTTGAGGAAATCTACGCTCCCAAACTCCAAGAGTTTGCTTATGTCACTGATGGTGCTTGCAGTGAAGTAGATATCTTAAAGATGGAATTCAATATCTTAAAGGCTTTAAAATGGGAACTTTGTCCTGTAACAGCCATT TCCTGGTTGAATCTTTTTCTCCAAGTTGATGCTGTTAAAGATGTTCCTAAGGTTCTTCTACCTCAGTATTCCCAGGAGACATTCATCCAGATAGCTCAGCTTTTAGATCTGTGTATCCTCGCTATTGACTCATTAGAATTCCAGTACAGAATTCTGGCAGCTGCAGCCTTATGCCATTTTACCTCCATTGAAGTGGTTAAGAAAGTCTCAGGTTTGGAATGGGAGGACATTTCCAAGTGTGTAGACTGGATGGTGCCTTTTGTCAGTGTAGTAAAAAGTGTAAGTCCAGTGAAGCTGAAGACCTTTAAGAAGATAGCCATGGAAGACAGGCACAATATCCAGACACATACAAATTATTTGGCTTTGCTGAGTGAAGTAAACtatgtgaacaccttcagaaaaggAGGGCAGTTGTCACCAGTGTGTAATGGCGGCATTATGACACCTCCGAAGAGTACTGAAAAACCATCAATAAAACCCTGA